In the genome of Melospiza melodia melodia isolate bMelMel2 chromosome 20, bMelMel2.pri, whole genome shotgun sequence, the window CAGAGTGGTGGCGacactgcctgctctgtgctcacACACCACCCCTACGGCTGCTCCTCCACATGCCACCAACTCCACTCAAGTGTCCAGCATTCCTGCAAGGGCCCCACTTTCCAGTCTGCCCCCCATTTTGCCGCCGAGGCTGGGAGAAGCAGGAGGCTGCAGGTGGTTTCCTCCTTTGCCATCTCCAATGGCCGTGGCTTTGTCACCCGCAGGTGCCGACCCGGAGGAGACAATCCTGAATGCATTCAAGGTGTTTGATCCAGAGGGAAAAGGCCTGAAATCTGCCTAGTGAGTGCAGCAGGGGtttctgtggcagggagtgatggGGGTGTCCCCATGAGGACCTGCCCAGTGCTCACCACACTCTCTCATTTGCAGCATCAAGGAAATGCTGATGACGCAGGGGGAGAGGTTTTCCCAGGAAGAGGTATGATCTCCTTCCCACCCTCTGCCAGCCTCCCTCCATCCCAACAGACCCcatccctcctcccagccctcccaTGCCACCTTTTGTCACTGCTTTTCCCTGGCAGATCGATCAGATGTTCGCTGCCTTCCCTCCGGACATGTCTGGCAACCTGGACTACAAGAACCTGGTCCATGTCATCACTCATGGTGAAGAGAAGGACTAGCccaggcccagggctggggctggcactgcaagATCACCTCTCCCTGGGTCACACAGGGGTTCCCTTTCCTCTTCCCCTGGAGAGGCATGTGCCTGGGAATTTGGCACGGGAATGGCATTCACATTAAAAAGCCTTTTGGCAAGAGGAAACCCAGCTGCTGGTGTGAGCAGTGCTTGGGCTTGTGTGGTGTGGGAGCCATCAGACCCTTCCagaccctgctggccacagcaccCCACACCTACTGCACGTCCCCCTCATGTGTCCTTGAGTCCCTCTGCCTCCCattcccacccccagccccaaaccagcctgtTCCAtactgggctgtgcccatcccacCTGCTCccagggccagcactgatctcAGATTTCCTTTAGGCAGCAGAGAGCTGTCAGATTCTGCCAGCTTAGCAGGAAACACCCTATGAGCACACTCATGCCCTGCACCCCacctgccaggccctgcaggatTGGCACCATGGTCCCCATCTCTGGCTGTGGGGAGTGCCCTGGGTGGTGTGACAGGGATGTCACCCTCTGCTGGAGCAGCTAATCCCACCctggctgcaggtgctgccagcAGTGAGTGAAGCCATGCCAAGACATCTCCTGGTGAGGTTCTGAGGCCTGTGAAAGGTGTTGGGCTCCTTCCAGAGAAGGAAGATGGAATGATACGCAGCATGCAGAAGCTCAAGAATGAAACATCTTCTTTAATTCCCTGCTGGGGTCTTGGACCCTGATGGGCTCCCTGATGCACCAGGTGATGTGAACTTCCTCCTCTTCTTGCCCGCGCTGGGGGGCCTGCtcacctcctcctgctgcctctggaTGACGAGCTCCCGCAGCTCTTCCCGGCCCAGCGGCTCTTCCGCTGCCCAAGAGAACAGATGTCCCATAATACACAATTTTACGGGCCTCACACCCCTCACACACACTGTTACAGGCCTCACACCCATCACACACACTGTTACAGGCCTCACACCCCTCACACACACTGTTACAGTTCTCACACCCCTCACACACACTGTTACAGTTCTCACACCCCTCACACACACGGTTACAGGCCTCACACCCCTCACACACACTGTTACAGTTCTCACACCCCTCACACACACGGTTACAGGCCTCACAGCCCTCACACACACTGTTACAGTTCTCACACCCATCACACACACTGTTACAGGCCTCACACCCCTCACACACACTGTTACAGTTCTCACACCCCTCACACACACTGTCACACGCCTCACACCCCTCACACACACTGTCACACGCCTCACACCCTTCACACACACTGTTACAGTTCTCACACCCCTCACACACACTGTTACAGGCCTCACAGCCCTCACACACACTGTTACAGGCCTCATACCACTCATACACTTTGACAGGCCTCACACCCCTCACACACACTGTAACAGGCCTCACACCCCGCGGTGGGGCAGGACAAGCTGGAGGGGATGCATTGGGAAGGACATGGGGCAGCAGGGTTCAGCCAGGCAGCCACGGGGGATTGGGAGCGGCTcctgcccagccatggccccTCTCTCCCCCGTCCCTGCTCACCGGTTCTGGGGTCAGCGCTCTCCTCCAGGTCTGGGGGGTGTGGGCAGAGCTTGGCCCTGTCCATGGTCCAGAGGTGGCTGGAGGCTTCCCGGAGGGGGCTGACGAAGCCCTGGGCGCGCTGGGAGCGGTCCAGGGAGGTGTAGCGCAGCAGGGACTCCCTCATCAGGAACTCCTTGACCTTGCTCTCCACGGGGCCTGGGGAGGAAGGAGCCATattgtcccacagtgtccctgcagcAAGACCCTGCCCAAAGCCAGCCCTGGCCGTCTGCAGAGCGGGGGATCCACTGACTTCCCTCAGGGCAGCCTGACTCCCTGGCTGGGTCAtggaatcataaaatcacagagttGTTAATGTTGGAACAGACCTCCAAAGCCATCAAGTCCATCTTCATACTGAATATCCCCTGCCTGTTAAAGCATACCACAAAGTGCCACATACTCTTTATTTTTGGAGCACTTCAAGGGtggtgactctaccacttccctgggaagcctgttccaatgcttgaccactacttcagtgaagaaatttttcccaatatccaacctgaacctcccctggtgcaagtCCCCTTGTCCTCTTGCTGGCTGCCTGGGGGGAGAGGCCGACCCCCATTGCACTTCAGCACCCAGAGCCACAATGAGGGTTTGGGGATCCACTGGGATGTTAAAAATCCAAATTACTCCTAAATTTGCTGGGAAATTGGAATTGCAAATTCACTTTAGGGCACACGTGACTGATGGGACAGAGGAAAACAAAAGCTCAATTTAAACACAGTGCAAGCAGGTGTCGGACAGGACCTCCCAGGGTGGTGACACAGGAAGATGGGCAGCCCTGACCTACCAAAAACTGGCACCAAGCTGTCCCCAAGAGGCTTCACTATCTTTGTAGTGTCACAGTCCATTTCCTTCAAGAGGGTCTCAATGCGAGATTGGATCTGTCCCAGGAGTTGGCTGCTCTCCTTGTATTTGTTCTCATACTTGTTGGCTTCCTTGGTGGTCTCTGCTATTTTTGCCTGCCAGCAAAGGTTTTTTTGTCACAAAGGTGTCACACCAGCCCCTCGCTGACCCCACCAGCCCAGTGCTGCCCAGTTCCAGCCTGGAGACAGAATCACAGCATGCCAGGATGGCCCAGATCGGAAGGGACCACAATGGGTGGTCTGGTCCAACCTtgagcagggtcatcccagagcacagggcacagcattgTGTCCCGAGGGTTCTTGAAGGGTTCCAGAGGGTTTCCCCAgctgcccatgctggcccagggctggcaggagccccACAGCCACCCTCTCACCCTGCAAAACCTTCCCACACCTCTCCAGCCCCTGGCCAGAGCAGCATTTACAGGACCAGACTCCCTGGGACAAGTGCTGCCACAGACAGGGATGTGCTGCTCTTCCAGAGGGAACCCATGGCCACCATACCttcagctcctgcaggacctgTGTCTGGGTTGTCTCAGCCTTTTCTCTCTCCGTTGTCATGGCCTCCATATCATCCTGTGGGATGGGAACAGCAGCACATGGGGTGGAACTCTACCTGGCCCAGCAGATGGAGGCTGGGGACAAcccagggagcagggaaatgcagaaCTCCCAGGAAAAGCTCCCAGCTCCCCGGGACCCTGCAGTGTTTGTGCTGGGTACACGGTGGCAGCATTGAGACACGTTCAGCTCCCAGAACGCAGCGGAGTTCAGCTTTGGCTGCTCCTTTGCATCCCCCTCACCCTCCCTGTGTGGCTGGATGCGGGCAGTGGTGAAGGACACTCGGGAGAGGACAAACCCACCCTGGCCCAAAATCGCTGCCTGGAAAGGGGAGACATGGAGAGGCAGGAACAGACCTGGACGGCCTCGATCCTCTGCCTGAGACTCTCATTATTGACGTTCAGCCTAATGGCAAAGTTAAAGAGGATGAAGAATCTCCTGTCCTTCTCAAGGAAGTCCTCCAAGAAATCATCGATGTTTCCGTCTGACAGCTCCAGGAGACGCTTGTAGGCCACCTCATAGCTCTCCTTTTGGCTCGCTTTGGCCCTCTCAGCTGCCTCAAAGGCTGAGAAAGAGACAGAGAGCCGTGGTTGCCCTTTGCAGAGCCTTCCCTGCAGTGCTGTGGGGTttggtgcagggctggggcaggagggagcagtGTGGAGGGGCAGAGGGTCCCTCTCCCACCAGGAAACTGAGCAGGGATGACATGGGAATGGAGCAAACACCATGGATTCCCTCCCAGGAGGACAGAATtgttagattagattagattttaggaagaaattcttccctgtgagggtgatgaggctctgggacaggttgcccagagaagctgcagctgctccatccctggaagcgtccaaggccaggctggacagggcttggagcaagctgggatagcgaaaggtgtcccagcccatggagggggtggaactggatgagttttaagACTCCTTTCCAACCCAACCTGTTCTGTGGTGAAAGGAGCCATGGTTGcacacaggagcagctccctgtcccGAGGGCACCCCAAGACACTCAGTCTCACTCAATTATCACTGCTCAGCCTTTTTGTTTGTAGGGTGAAGGTTgggtgggggaggctgtgggcagggcaccCATCCTGCCTTTGGGGTGCAGTTCCATAAACCACCATGAGCAGCCCAACCCCATCAACGCCACAGACTTCAggtttgtgctccctgtgccacAAATCCTGCTCTGTTACCTTCTCTCGCTTTGGCCTGTTCCTTCAATACAGAGAGATCTGCACATTTGctgaggaagaagttcttcagcCTGCTCTCCTGGTGGAGGGCACACTTCCTCTCCAGCAGCCTGATGTTGTACTGGATGGTTTCCCTGTAGCGCACGTCCCGGATGTCCGAGATCCGCCCCAGATCCTCCATCCTGCACGGAGAGCAGCCCTCACACCTCGTGTGTGCACAAGGCTCTGTGTTCCTGGCCACTCCCAGGAGGGCCAGGCCTGCCAAAGCCCCTGTGGTGCTGTGCCCGTTCCCAGATCTCATCTGGGTGGAGTGGAGTCAGTCCAGAGGGAATTCACAGCCACTAACACagattttggtggggttttgtaCTAAGGCGTAGTACCCAGCTCTGGTGAGACACAGAAAAAACAGACTTCTCCGTGGGGCAATCCATCCCATCCAAAGAAACATCTGGGACAGATGGAATGAAACACCCTGGAGCCACCAGTCTCCCCACAGTGACCAGGCACCCAACCCTCAGCACCCAGACCTAGATGGGAGTGGTCAATCCTCCCTCTGAAGCCTCAGCTGGTCTCTGTGTTTGAACACTCATCACTGGCACAACCCAGCAGCCCCAAGTTCTGCCCAGAGGGCTGGCAAGGCCCCCTACCACTGGTCGTAGTCCTCTGTGGCTTGCTCGATAGCAGCGTTCAGCAGCTTGTTCTGCAGGACCAGGCTTCTCTCCAGCTTCCAGTAGAGGTTGTCAAAACTGGCCTTCTGGATCTGCAGGCTGgcagtctcctctctgagcttgTTGTTCCTGGCCACGACGGCGTTGTAACACACAGTGACCTGGGGAGAGCAAAGCAAAAGCTCTGGAGCTGGTGAGGGACTGGGGGGGTTCAGGTTGCTGCTTAAAGACCTTGACCAGGGCAGGGTCAAATACCGTGAtggggtcttatgttgagggaagagacgaggatttgactctgtttcggaaggcttgatttattattttatgatatatattacattaaaactatactaaaagaatagaagaaaaggtttcatcagaaggctagcaaagaatagaaaagaatgaataacaaaggtttgtggctcggacagagagccgagctagctggactgtgattggccattaattagaaacaactacatgagaccaatcccagatgcacctgttgcatttcacagcagcagataaccattggttacagtttgttcctgaggcctctcagcttctcaggaggaaaaaatcctaaggaaaggatttttcatggaaGTTGTATGTGACAAAACACAGCCCAAGAGATTTGAAGCTGTCCCTGCACTCTCCTCCTCCCCAGGAGAGGAAAGGCAACAGAAGACCAGGTTGGTCAcaacagagagctggagctggctTTGTCCAGGGCAAGGTGGCTCCAGGCAGCCCAGTTTGATCACAAAGCAGGTGCAGACCCTCAGGCCTCTTGGCCCAGCACAAGTGCTGCATTTGGGTCACCAAGCCTGAAGGAGCCTTTGAGATATTTTGAAATATTCTGGGAATGATCAGGCCAGGGGAACAAGGCAGGTGCTTCATGCAGCTTGTGGCAACCAAACACGTTTGCACCATGTGCTTTGTCCTGACCAGAAAGGTGCCAGGCCCCTGTGTGACCCCGCAAATGTTCTCCAAAAGCCTCCAAAATGTTTCCTTACATGGCGCAGACGCATCTCCAGTAACTCAATCGTCTTATGCAGCTGTTTGCGGGTCCTTGCTCCCAACTCCTTCCAgtttgattctctttgattcgCTATCTTTTTTTCCAGCTCTAaaacctgcacacacacacacaggaaaaaaaaaaaaaacccaggaagtATAATCTCCACCCCTACATTCTGGACTTTTGTCAGGACACAGAGCCAAAGAAAATCCTCTCTGTTGATCTGAACTACAGCAACCCTGTCATTAATGAGCTCTCAGTTATAGGTGCAGCTTTAATCCCAGAGGATCCCACCCTGCACATGCAGAAACATGAACTGTAACTgggaatggggtttttttgtgtcatGAAGGAAGTGCAGCTGGTTTTGGGGGGACTCCAGCAGGTGCTGAACATGGCACAGCAGCGCTTTGCAAGGTGGAAGAGGCAATGAGGATGGGGCTGTGGTAGAGATTTTGTGCTGGCCTGGCAGGGATCTGTGCAGTCCTCCCTGGGAAGGAGTGGAGGAAAACTTCTGCCAGAAGTGGGGAGATTCCAGAGGAAATAAATCCATGGAAGAGCGAAGCAGTTGGAGAATGGTGAAGCAGGGGGCAGGTGGGGGAGGGATGACTCAGGCAAGTCAGAGTTATCATCATCCCTGACAGAAAGCTAACCCTGCTGGGAAAGCTCTACAGCACCTCCAGCAATGGCAAACTATCCCAGCATGTTCCCTGGAGtccagcctgggcagctggcCCTGAGAGCAATCCTGAAGGGAACTGTCACTTCCATAGCCCACGTTTCCCTTGGCTTCCCACTCCCCTCCTGCCCAAATCCAACCAGATCCTCAGGAGAAGGGATGGGGCATCCCTcagatgctgctgttcctgtaTTTGGCACACCTCAGACAGCACTGTTCCCGTTTTACCTCTTTTTCAGGGGAATACAAGAAGtgaagggagagggagagggatttTTGTGCCACCACCCAGGGGTGCAGGGACCAGTGGGACAAGGCTGAGAATCCAACCTCACTTTTCCAGTCAGTGCTGCTGACTTGAACGGGAGCCTGGCTCTGTTTGTCACTGTCATGTGTCACTTGCCAGGAGGAATATTCCAAGGGCTGAATTAAATGTGTTTTACGCTGAGGAGTTTCAGCCACAGGTCTCACTCTGTGACTCCAGCAGGGAACAGTCCAGGTGCTCTCACCTGCTTGGCCAGGTCAGCTAACTGGGCTTTTCTCTCTTTGATCAGGGCATCATTCTGCATGCTGGTCTGCATGAGGTTTCGGACCTTCATGCGGTTCCTGTTTACAAACACCATGCTGCTCGGTGAATAGAGCTGCTTCAGCGTTGCTGTCACATGTCCGTGCTCTTGCCTCAGATCAGCTATTTCTCTTCTGCAAAAATGGAACAGCAAAAGACATTTAGAACATCCCATCTGCCAGGACAGCTCCTTACCCCTCcccatctctgctctgtggtcccCAGATCTCTTTATCAAAAAGCGAGAGCAATCCCTTGATTGCTGTCAAAAAAGAGGGAGCAATGTTTTATATGGGCAGATGAATAGGACAAGAGGGAGTGGATTTAAGCTAAAAGAAGACAGATTGAGATCAGacgttaggaagaaattccttgctcagagagtggtgaggccctggcacagggtgctcatagaagctgtggctgcccaatccctggaagtgtccaaggccaggctggacagggcttggagcagcctgggatagtggaaggtgtccctgcctgtgggagTCTATAAATCAGTGATTTTGGCATGGAGGAACTCCCCAAGCTCCAGGCAGTCAAGCAGAGCTGTACTCACTCCTGAGCCTGCATCTGCCGCCAGATTTCAGCGTCGAAGAATTTCCTCTTGTAGGCTTCATGATGGAAATGAGTCTGCAGGTGCCTGATCTCCACTTTAGCCCTgtattccttctccttttctgtgATATCCAGGTCTGCTGAGGCTTCTCTCCTCTGCCACAGACAAGGGAGGGTTTGGTCAGTGGAGCAAACTCagccggcagcggcagcagcagctccagctcttccCTGGCACCTGAGATCTCCATCACCACCCAAAACACACAGagctggctgagctgcagccagcaccTCCATTCCAGGACAGGGAGAGACCTCCACCAGTGCAGAGGACAGGTGATGGCAGGTTGTCACCTCTTTTATCACCCAGCACAACAGCGAGGACCACGTGGGTGAGAACCAGAGCCACTGGTGCTGGGGACATGGACGAGCCCAGGAGTGGAGCAGGAATGGAGCAGGAGTGCTCCTGTCCATGACCATCAGAAGGTGACTTCTAGCTGAGAAACTGCCCAGCAGGCAGGCACTGAAGGCAGTCAGACCCACCACTACCTGTGTCCTCAGCTGACTCCAATTCCCCAACTCTGCCTCTCCCAATACCCAAATCTCAGTCCAGGGTGACATTCCTGGCACAGGAGAAGcagccccagtgctccccagcacCTTGCTGGCAGGAGCAAACCTGCTGGATGTTTATTGCCATGGgtaaaatccccacagcagatccTCCACGCTCCCTGTGAAGTCCAGTTTTAATTTGTCCTTCTATTTTACCTTCATTTTTCCCGTCTAACTCTGCTGGTTGCCCCGTAGACGCCTCGGGAAGGGAACAAGTGAAACTCTGCAGGCACAGGATTGCTTTCCAAGGGAAGAAATGAAACAGGAGTAATGGGGTGGCTGCGTCCTCCTGCCCATCCCTCAGCACCCGCTCGCGTGTTTGGCACATGAGGAAACCATCACAGATGGCTGCAAGAGGAGTAAAAGGAGAGCATTTCTGGTGATGTCATCGTGAAATTATCGAGTTTTATAAGTAGGGGAAGAACAGATGGTTTGAGCTGTTACATCCCATTCAGTACCTGGGTTTCCATAGAAATTCCAGCGAGGCCAGTCCCCCCCCCACCCTGTGCCTGTAGAACACCTGGATTGAGCCCCTCTGCCCCACTGATGCCAGGAGGGCACTGGATGGACCCTGCAGCCCTTACCCCCAGAGCTGGTCCCCAGCAACCACACTGACTGCAGTCCcttgggtgtccctgtgtcccctgacaCTGCTCAGCCCCACACAGGGCACCTTCCTCTCCAGCCAGGAGACAGAACCACAGTGGCACTCAGGTTTTCCCAAAGATCCACCCCTATTTCCAGCAAGAAGCTCAGCAGAGGGAAGAACCTAGAAGAGAACTGGTCCCAGTCCTGCCCGGTACTGGCCCAGGTTCCACGGTTGCCACGGCAGCATCACCACAGTGGAGTGAGGGTGGTGCCCCATGGTGGACCAAGCAAGGAGCTGCTGGGACCCCAAATTACACAGACCAAAGGGGTTTCTGTGCCCCAAAACCAGACCTGAAGCTCCAtcaaatccctggctgtgtgtCCACAGCAAGGAGAAACCCTCATTTGGAACTGAGCCATAACCTGGCATTCAAAGCCTTTTGCTCCAacaggagcagccaggggctCACCATCTCCAGCAGTGCTTCAGGATTAGGGCTGCTGCTCAGTCCACATCCAGATTTTTGGCCTTCCAGCCTGGTTTTTATCTGTTTTATTCACAAAGACACCATCACCACCTCACTGCCACcactgctggcacccagagcagcaaTGGCTGGCGCTGCCAAACTGGGGaagggccctggggacagggacatgttgGGTGGCTGATTAGGGGACAGATTGAGGCTTCATGCCCACTTCTCTCCTCCCCATGCAGGGAAGCACACGGGAGCTGTGGACCGAGCCACAAGAGCCACCATAATCCTTTCCCTGTGAGCTGGAGCGCGTGGCTGGCTCCTTCCCAGGGGCTGCACAAACGCTGGgatccctggagggcagcagcacaggggctgtgtTCTGTAGCCCTGGAGATGCTTACTCAGCTGTGGGCTGAGGGAGAATagagcagagctcactctgaAGGTGAGCAgagggcagcctgtcccagtttGCAGGGCTGCAGCGAGTTCAAAGCCGCGAGCAAAATCCCCGAGCGGAGCATTGGCACCTCCCCGTTATCCCGGAGACTTTGATGAGCTAACAGCCCAGGCACCAAGTCCCAGCCTAATTCCCAGCCAGACAGGCTCTGAGGAGGCATTTAATTGGGAATCATATTCATGGCAGGAAGCAGAATGTGGTGTTTGATAAGAAAAATCACAGCTgagggcagagccctgctggggaggCACCGGAGCCTGAGGATCCCACCAGGGCTGGGGGAAGCTCCCagagcttttcctgctgctcctgcatgagcaaCAGCTCCGTGGGATAATAACAGAACCTCTCTGGGGTGAGCTTGTCACTCAGTCCCTGTGGCCCTGGCTGTGTTTTAGGGCACGTCCCTTCTTTTCACCCTCAGCAGAAACAGGGCCAAACCCCCAGTTCACAATAAAAGTAGAGGTGCAGGGGTGAACGTTATTTTTACAGAAACAATGCCACTCAAAATCTTGTTTTTCCTTGGCTTGGACTAGTCCAGCCTCAAAATACAGCCCATATTGTTTGTCCTTTTTGTGCTCTTCTCCATGGACCAATTCTCAATTGTTTAGCAATGAGCAAGTCAGTAAATTAAACTATTCAGGAGGGCTCTGATTTGGTAGAGTCTGTGTCTGTCTCCCTCATTGCAGAAACACTGATTTGACTAAAGAGGACTTTTTTTCACCCAAACAATGCCTGACTGTCACACTTGCTCTCACTGAGGGTGACTTCATTGTCTGGATGGACCTTTCAGCAGAAGAATATTTGGAGCAGGATGAGATTGTCCATAACATTTGAATCCAAAACGTCTCCAGCTTCTGGGAGAAACAGAAGAAAAGTGACTTTTTATGCAATTTTCAACTTAACCAATCTTGCCCGATTTAACAAGTACATTTAGCACTGATTGACATGCAGAAATTATTCCTTCAGCAGCAGATCTGGGGGCTAATTAAAACTCATTGTACTATATTAAGGGATGAATTCTGATCTGTGCAAGCAGTGTAAACTTTCCCCGATTCCAGCAATGATTTTCCTGTTTCTCTGGGTCCAGctcacaggggctgcaggggatggtcagagctgggctggctctgagcTGAGCTCCCACCTGGGACCATCCCATCGACGTCAAACCAAATCTCTGGGGTGAGCTGCAGAATTGGGCCCATATTTTCATGCAAATGCAATACATTCATGTTACTTAATGCCTATTTATAATAAATCCAGAACTTAATTCTACTTAACCCGTCTTTAGTGTTTGACACATGAAATCGGTGAGTCACAGGGCTATATATGGAACtgtcaaaattttcttttttcccctcctctaaaAGCCTGGATTAAATCATAATCAAACTCCCATCAgctccagcagcagtgctgggataAGCAGGAAGATGCTGACAACTGCTAAGGCAGCTGGTGGTGGGGAAAGATCTTCTCAGGCAACAAACTGATGGCTGAAACCTCAGAGGAAAGGTTCTGAATTCAGACACGTGCTACATCCATTTGCTGAAATTGTAAAACCAGAATGGCTTTGGTTGGGAGGAATCgaaaagctcatccagttccacctcctgccttgagcagggacattttccattatcacaggctgctccaagccccatccaacccagccttggacacttccagggatccaggggcagccccagcttctctgggcacccagtGGCAATGCTTCCacaccctctgagtaaagaatttcttcttagcATCCAATCTAATCTCTTCTCTTTTAGTTTAGtatcattcccccttgtcctatcacgaTCTTGCCCATGTAAATGTTGTCCTGTGGTCCTGCAGCTATCTCTTGGCCTCCTGGTGTCACCTTACCAAGACCTGGCTTGTGAATGTTGTCCCATGAGCACATTTTCTAGCcaggtttttgtttctttcctctgATGAATGTTATCTTCACGTGTGCATGAATCAGATTTCAGCAGGCAAGACCAGTTTTGGCCCAAAACCATCACAAACACATGGAGAGTTGTAGACCTGCAGCATTTTGCAACTGGCTTGAGTTTTGCTCCGTGTTTCTTAGAGAAAAGGTTTAATTTCAGATATACACCAGGTACTCCTCAGGTGCTGAGCTGTTCTCTCCCTGCACAACATCAGCTCTTCCATTCTGTCCTTCCTGGGTGGGGTAGAGACATCTCTGTGCAGGGACATGACTGAAAGGTTTTCAGGGTAATTGGTAGAGGCAGGGGGAGAAGAGGCTGTTGGCTGCCTCCTCGATTACAGCTGTAATTTCTCCACACTCCAAGAGGAAATTGTCATCGTAATTTCCTGCAGATGGTTTTCTCCTGAATTGCTGACACCGAGTGAAATGTGATTTCCAGCAGTGAACTGTCTCCTCCGTGCCTTTGCTGGGAATTATTTCAAGCCTTGCTTTAGGAGCAAGTTCCCCAGGCTTTGACTTTAGGAAGGTGAAACTCTCCCACAGCAGGCTCCACCACTCCAGCAGAGCCAAATAACGTGGATTTCACCTGTCTGTGCTGACTCCCAGGCACCTTTGGCTGCAGCAGGCACACTGAATTACTGCTCAAAGGCTGCTTCCACGGGGTGGAATGAAGGAGGGAAATAGTGGAGGATGTGCTGAAAGCACAGAAAGAAGAAACCTCCAAAAATTTCACTGGCCTGAGGTCAAACCTGGCACGTGACAGACACTGCAGGATGATTTTAGCTGAAGCACGGAGCAGGGGACTCAAGGACAGAGCCATCTCAGTGCCACTGTCTGAGCTGGAGCAAGGTTCCCTGTGCCACCAtggggtgctgagccctggcacaggctgcccagaaaagctgtggctgccccatccctgcaagtgtcccaggctggacagagcttggagccacctgggaccgtggcaggtgtccctgcccatggcaggaggtgggacaggaggagatttaaggtcccttccaacccaaataattctgggattctgtgacttttttctttttgctgaatTAGGCAAAACTGCACAAATTTACT includes:
- the CCDC63 gene encoding coiled-coil domain-containing protein 63, with the translated sequence MGHHPHSTVVMLPWQPWNLGQYRRREASADLDITEKEKEYRAKVEIRHLQTHFHHEAYKRKFFDAEIWRQMQAQEREIADLRQEHGHVTATLKQLYSPSSMVFVNRNRMKVRNLMQTSMQNDALIKERKAQLADLAKQVLELEKKIANQRESNWKELGARTRKQLHKTIELLEMRLRHVRKHFGGFWRTFAGSHRGLAPFWSGQSTWCKRVTVCYNAVVARNNKLREETASLQIQKASFDNLYWKLERSLVLQNKLLNAAIEQATEDYDQWMEDLGRISDIRDVRYRETIQYNIRLLERKCALHQESRLKNFFLSKCADLSVLKEQAKAREAFEAAERAKASQKESYEVAYKRLLELSDGNIDDFLEDFLEKDRRFFILFNFAIRLNVNNESLRQRIEAVQAAILGQGGFVLSRVSFTTARIQPHREGEGDAKEQPKLNSAAFWELNVSQCCHRDDMEAMTTEREKAETTQTQVLQELKAKIAETTKEANKYENKYKESSQLLGQIQSRIETLLKEMDCDTTKIVKPLGDSLVPVFGPVESKVKEFLMRESLLRYTSLDRSQRAQGFVSPLREASSHLWTMDRAKLCPHPPDLEESADPRTAEEPLGREELRELVIQRQQEEVSRPPSAGKKRRKFTSPGASGSPSGSKTPAGN